One genomic region from Hyalangium ruber encodes:
- a CDS encoding amidohydrolase: MTTHTADSTPLMADRIYRGGTILTMNDAQPEVEALAVRGERILAVGTWENLQQLQGTDTEVVDLAGRTLMPGFIDAHGHLMGWILYWGTPDLSPPPAGTIKSIPDIANALRKYIEEKAIPEGTLVLASGYDDSLLAEGRHPTREELDAVSEKHPICIVHTSAHLAVFNTPLLNAVGYVSAESAPPGGVIQVDENGEPTGVVEEEAVNAFHKLLPQEPDIPGLLKTLHEVQQRYARLGITTVEDGISGKSSVELLQLAASQQVLFLDVLMFPKWTEADDIDTIPNLPRENYVGHLKVGGVKITQDGSPQGKTAFLREPYLIPPPGEISTYRGRPILSEEELDAEVEKAFKNGRQLHIHCNGDAAADMMLKSVERATQKFGPADRRPVMVHAQTVREDQLDTMKALGIIPTFFVAHTFYWGDWHRDETLGLVRARRISPLRSTANRGMLYTIHNDSPVVPPDILPLVWSAVSRTTRSQKELGPEQRATPLEALKAVTAWAAYQNFEEKDKGTLEPGKLADLVVLSDNPLTVSTEALRNISVVETIKGGTTVYPRAPEFSTKAQRSLSSHTGAATLRAFLPRHTCC, from the coding sequence ATGACAACCCACACAGCTGACTCCACGCCGCTCATGGCGGACCGCATCTACCGGGGTGGCACCATCCTCACGATGAACGATGCCCAGCCCGAAGTAGAGGCGCTGGCGGTCCGGGGCGAGCGCATCCTTGCGGTGGGCACCTGGGAGAACCTCCAGCAACTCCAGGGCACGGACACGGAGGTGGTGGACCTGGCGGGCCGCACGCTGATGCCAGGCTTCATCGACGCGCACGGGCACCTCATGGGCTGGATCCTCTACTGGGGCACACCGGATCTGTCGCCGCCGCCCGCGGGCACCATCAAGAGCATCCCGGACATTGCCAACGCACTGCGGAAGTACATCGAGGAGAAAGCCATTCCCGAGGGCACGCTCGTGCTCGCCAGTGGGTATGACGACTCGTTGCTGGCGGAGGGGCGGCATCCGACCCGCGAGGAGTTGGATGCAGTCTCCGAAAAGCACCCCATCTGCATCGTACACACCTCGGCGCATCTGGCGGTGTTCAACACCCCGCTGCTGAATGCGGTGGGCTATGTGAGTGCTGAGTCCGCCCCACCGGGAGGGGTCATCCAGGTGGATGAGAACGGCGAGCCTACTGGCGTGGTGGAGGAGGAGGCCGTCAACGCCTTCCATAAACTGTTGCCCCAGGAGCCGGACATTCCCGGGCTGTTGAAGACGCTGCACGAGGTACAGCAGCGCTATGCGCGCCTGGGGATCACCACCGTGGAGGACGGCATCTCGGGCAAGAGCTCGGTCGAGCTATTGCAACTCGCCGCGTCTCAGCAGGTGCTCTTCCTCGACGTGCTCATGTTTCCGAAGTGGACGGAGGCAGATGACATCGACACGATCCCCAACCTGCCCCGGGAGAACTACGTGGGCCACCTCAAGGTGGGCGGCGTGAAGATCACCCAGGATGGCTCGCCCCAGGGCAAGACGGCGTTTCTACGAGAGCCCTACCTCATTCCGCCGCCGGGCGAGATCTCTACCTACCGTGGGCGGCCCATCCTGAGTGAGGAGGAGCTGGACGCGGAGGTAGAGAAGGCCTTCAAAAACGGGCGGCAGCTCCACATCCACTGCAACGGAGATGCGGCGGCGGACATGATGCTGAAGTCCGTGGAGCGGGCCACACAGAAATTCGGGCCAGCCGACCGACGACCCGTCATGGTGCATGCGCAGACGGTGCGAGAGGATCAGCTCGACACCATGAAGGCCCTGGGCATCATCCCCACCTTCTTCGTGGCGCATACCTTCTACTGGGGTGACTGGCACCGGGACGAGACGCTGGGCTTGGTGCGAGCACGGCGCATCTCACCCCTGCGCTCCACCGCGAACCGGGGGATGCTCTACACGATCCACAATGACTCGCCCGTGGTGCCTCCAGACATCCTGCCGCTCGTATGGAGTGCCGTGTCACGCACCACGCGCAGCCAGAAGGAGCTGGGACCCGAGCAGCGCGCGACGCCGCTGGAGGCGCTCAAGGCGGTGACGGCATGGGCCGCGTACCAGAACTTCGAGGAGAAGGACAAAGGCACCCTGGAGCCGGGCAAGCTGGCGGATCTGGTCGTGCTGTCGGACAACCCGCTCACGGTCTCCACGGAGGCATTGCGAAATATCAGCGTGGTCGAGACCATCAAGGGTGGAACCACCGTCTACCCCCGCGCACCTGAGTTCTCCACGAAGGCCCAGCGAAGCCTCTCCTCCCATACGGGAGCAGCAACCCTCCGGGCCTTCCTGCCACGACACACGTGCTGCTGA
- a CDS encoding cytochrome P450 codes for MKGARAVARDWNLMNVPFRIATGPRGLPLIGVIRDVRKDTLGWLMRTALEHGPVAQYRFGPGRAYLVTHPEGLKHVLQDHVKNYTKDHFSYALFRRIGGDGLITSQGETWLKQRRLAQPAFHRARISAMAEQMVRAAAELAEHWSESQRSGTPRPVVRDMMALTLRIVGEALFGTDVRAEVEAVSAAFNVLSEQTVERFRSLRLLPPVLPTAYDRAFRQAGATLRDVVGRVIAERRKHLEDRGDLLSMFMLARDEETGEQMDDAHLQAEVLTMMLAGHETTATALAWTWVLLEQNPEPERKLHEELDAVLGGRLPTADDVPRLVYTRRVLDESLRLYPPVYVLSRKVVEDDTVYGYQIRGGASLDMSPYVTQRLPEFWPEPERFEPDRFTPEQIAARPRYAYFPFLGGPRQCIGSNFALMEGTLILATLAQRYRPRMVAGYTPRPEPLITLRPADELPSLITPRERSTTA; via the coding sequence ATGAAGGGTGCGCGGGCTGTGGCCCGTGATTGGAATCTTATGAACGTCCCGTTCCGTATCGCCACCGGTCCTCGCGGGCTTCCTCTCATCGGAGTCATTCGAGACGTCCGAAAGGACACGCTCGGTTGGCTCATGCGCACCGCCTTGGAGCATGGGCCGGTGGCGCAGTATCGCTTCGGTCCCGGGCGCGCCTATCTGGTCACCCATCCCGAGGGGCTCAAGCACGTGCTGCAGGACCACGTGAAGAACTACACGAAGGACCATTTCAGCTATGCGCTGTTCCGCCGCATCGGGGGCGATGGTCTGATCACCAGCCAGGGCGAGACGTGGCTCAAGCAGCGCAGGCTCGCGCAGCCCGCCTTCCACCGCGCGCGGATTTCGGCGATGGCCGAGCAGATGGTGCGAGCGGCGGCGGAGCTCGCCGAACACTGGAGTGAATCCCAGCGCTCGGGAACGCCGCGCCCCGTGGTGCGGGACATGATGGCGCTCACCTTGCGCATCGTCGGCGAGGCGCTGTTCGGGACGGATGTGCGCGCGGAGGTCGAGGCCGTGTCGGCGGCCTTCAACGTCCTCAGCGAGCAGACGGTGGAGCGGTTCCGCTCGCTTCGGCTCCTCCCTCCGGTGCTGCCCACCGCGTATGATCGAGCCTTCCGCCAGGCCGGCGCCACGCTGAGAGATGTGGTGGGCCGGGTCATCGCGGAGCGCCGAAAGCACCTGGAGGATCGGGGAGACCTGCTCTCCATGTTCATGCTCGCGCGAGACGAAGAGACGGGCGAGCAGATGGATGATGCGCACCTCCAGGCCGAGGTGCTGACGATGATGCTCGCGGGCCATGAGACCACCGCCACGGCGCTCGCGTGGACCTGGGTGTTGCTCGAACAGAACCCGGAGCCGGAGCGGAAGCTCCACGAGGAGCTGGATGCCGTGCTCGGAGGCCGGTTGCCCACGGCCGACGATGTTCCCCGGCTCGTGTACACACGCAGGGTGCTGGATGAGTCGCTGCGCCTCTATCCACCGGTCTACGTCCTGAGCCGCAAGGTGGTGGAGGACGACACGGTCTACGGCTACCAGATACGCGGTGGCGCCTCGCTCGACATGAGCCCCTACGTCACGCAGCGCCTGCCGGAGTTCTGGCCGGAACCCGAGCGCTTCGAACCGGACCGCTTCACGCCCGAGCAGATCGCCGCGAGGCCGAGGTACGCGTACTTCCCGTTCCTCGGCGGCCCGCGTCAGTGCATCGGCAGCAACTTCGCGCTGATGGAAGGCACGCTGATCCTGGCGACGCTCGCCCAGCGCTACCGGCCTCGGATGGTGGCTGGCTACACGCCCAGGCCCGAGCCCCTCATCACGCTGCGGCCGGCCGACGAGCTGCCTTCCCTCATCACCCCTCGAGAGAGAAGCACGACAGCGTGA
- a CDS encoding alpha/beta hydrolase family protein, producing MDSSSGEISADRKASARVSRRLALGGAGLFLGGALAALGTQRAVAQPPKEVPGIKPRSEAWYDLRFTGDGLMDNQLLWYLGHATSGMSDIGECLETAKRIQAGEEKSWFDEWLKTAERVHKVADTAHGKGHTLSAGETYARAANYYRAATLHYTDRSDPRLLEATRRATATFEKSNSLLGYPAQPIEIPYEGTSLPGYFIRSPYAKPSAPILLLHQGLHAWPEETKWVYDGAYKRGYHALIFHGPGQGRALREKGLAFRPDWERAVSPVVDVAERLAGVDPKRILLMGLSFGGALAPRAAAFDSRIALCIANPGVLSWWEAMSSHFERFVPGVMSLLNSKPELFDQAIHRLASGWPTAEYWLRDVLWKHGARSPSHVFQLLSEFNNEPIIDRITCPVLIMEGTAEDATPGQSQKLYDALKGPKHLMMFTEEEAAPLHCQAGAIALASQRLFDWLDENV from the coding sequence ATGGATTCAAGCAGCGGTGAGATTAGCGCGGATCGGAAGGCTTCGGCACGGGTCTCGCGGCGACTGGCGCTCGGCGGGGCCGGACTGTTCCTGGGCGGGGCGCTCGCGGCGCTGGGCACGCAGCGGGCCGTGGCCCAGCCCCCAAAGGAGGTTCCAGGGATCAAGCCGCGCAGCGAGGCCTGGTACGACCTGCGGTTCACCGGCGACGGGCTCATGGACAACCAGCTGCTCTGGTACCTGGGCCACGCCACCAGCGGCATGAGCGATATCGGCGAGTGCCTCGAGACGGCGAAACGAATCCAGGCCGGCGAGGAGAAGAGCTGGTTCGACGAGTGGCTCAAGACGGCCGAGCGCGTCCACAAAGTCGCCGACACCGCCCACGGCAAGGGCCATACGCTGAGCGCGGGAGAGACCTATGCGCGCGCCGCGAACTATTACCGGGCGGCGACGTTGCATTACACCGATCGGAGCGACCCACGACTCTTGGAGGCCACACGGCGCGCCACCGCCACCTTCGAGAAGTCGAATTCGCTGCTCGGCTACCCGGCCCAGCCCATCGAGATCCCTTACGAAGGAACTTCCCTCCCCGGCTACTTCATCCGCTCGCCGTACGCGAAGCCCTCGGCGCCGATCCTCCTGCTCCACCAGGGGCTGCACGCCTGGCCCGAGGAGACGAAGTGGGTCTACGACGGGGCCTACAAGCGCGGCTACCACGCGCTCATCTTCCATGGGCCGGGCCAAGGCAGGGCGTTGCGCGAGAAAGGGCTGGCCTTCCGGCCCGATTGGGAACGCGCGGTGAGCCCGGTGGTCGATGTCGCGGAGCGGTTGGCGGGCGTGGACCCCAAGCGGATCCTCTTGATGGGCTTGTCGTTCGGAGGAGCGCTCGCCCCGCGTGCCGCGGCGTTCGACTCGCGGATCGCGCTGTGCATCGCGAACCCCGGCGTCTTGAGCTGGTGGGAGGCGATGTCCAGCCACTTCGAGCGCTTCGTGCCAGGCGTCATGTCCCTGCTGAACTCGAAGCCCGAGCTGTTCGACCAGGCGATCCACCGGCTGGCGAGCGGATGGCCGACGGCGGAGTACTGGCTCCGCGATGTGCTGTGGAAGCACGGCGCCAGGTCACCGTCGCACGTCTTCCAGCTCCTCTCGGAGTTCAACAACGAGCCCATCATCGACCGGATTACGTGCCCCGTGCTCATCATGGAGGGCACCGCGGAGGACGCGACGCCGGGACAATCGCAAAAGCTGTACGACGCGCTGAAGGGCCCCAAGCACCTCATGATGTTCACGGAGGAGGAGGCCGCGCCGCTGCACTGCCAGGCAGGGGCGATCGCGCTCGCGTCGCAGCGGCTGTTCGACTGGCTGGACGAGAACGTCTGA
- a CDS encoding serine/threonine-protein kinase, whose product MTPYTMLHLALAGAFFVLAMLHFATWAAVRSQRVQLWLAASFLGFAVLSITTGLTSHEASAMIADTRPWLLLGVLPSIPLPFTLLRVAWSLLDLPLTRWRRVMLGVALVLGVVRVVDVSWSLFTLPETGLTAEALSRATAGLSLPLFWLLATCVAGTWAVEAARLLKRRGAMAAAVLAASLCALALLGRELAIDAGWLQGTPFFVLVGLPFLMLASTALAILTARSLRGADLGTGIHRYRRLTRLGRGGMGEVWLAVRTGRAGFHRLVVLKRMLDDVQDDPEAQTQRFISEARTSARLHHPNIVSVYDLGQIDGAWFIVMEYLSGVNAFELVKRVDGGGTLPPEVIVEIGQQSLRGLAYAHEHGVIHRDISADNLVVSFDGVVKVVDFGIAHRSGEAQERIIAKVPVPSEKRLTQVGFVVGKAEYMPPERREGADATASGDLFALGCVLYELLSGELPEISSSGIRLPRLERADAPPAYQLLKRVLDVALHLEPGQRYPDARAFLRGLEPVRQALPAVDLTSWLRENFAERWTRERGLLELSDPTPAEVEALRTRESPVVPSAAAATTQIIGAGATPPVDEQKTRLNPRAPAGPRR is encoded by the coding sequence GTGACTCCCTACACGATGCTGCACCTCGCGCTCGCGGGAGCGTTCTTCGTCCTCGCGATGTTGCATTTCGCGACCTGGGCCGCGGTGAGATCGCAGCGAGTTCAGCTCTGGCTCGCCGCGAGCTTCCTCGGGTTCGCGGTGCTCTCCATCACGACGGGGCTCACCAGCCACGAAGCCAGCGCGATGATCGCCGACACACGGCCCTGGCTCCTGCTCGGCGTCCTGCCGTCGATTCCGCTCCCGTTCACGCTGCTTCGCGTCGCGTGGTCGCTGCTGGATCTGCCGCTCACGCGCTGGCGACGCGTGATGCTGGGAGTGGCCCTCGTGCTCGGTGTGGTGCGGGTGGTCGATGTCTCCTGGTCTCTCTTCACGCTGCCCGAGACCGGGCTGACGGCGGAGGCCCTCTCGCGTGCCACCGCGGGCCTGAGTCTTCCGTTGTTCTGGCTCCTCGCGACGTGCGTGGCAGGGACCTGGGCCGTCGAAGCGGCACGGCTCCTGAAGCGCCGGGGCGCGATGGCGGCTGCCGTGCTCGCCGCGTCCCTGTGCGCGCTCGCGCTCCTCGGCCGTGAGCTCGCTATCGACGCGGGCTGGCTCCAGGGGACCCCGTTCTTCGTGCTCGTGGGGCTTCCCTTCCTGATGCTTGCCTCCACCGCGCTCGCGATCCTCACCGCGCGCTCGCTTCGTGGCGCGGACCTGGGAACCGGCATCCACCGCTACCGCCGGCTCACCCGGCTTGGGCGCGGCGGCATGGGAGAGGTGTGGCTCGCGGTGCGGACCGGGCGCGCGGGGTTTCATCGGCTCGTCGTCCTCAAGCGGATGCTGGATGACGTCCAGGACGACCCGGAGGCCCAGACCCAGCGCTTCATTAGCGAAGCGCGCACCTCCGCGCGGCTCCATCACCCGAACATCGTCTCCGTCTACGATCTCGGGCAGATCGACGGCGCGTGGTTCATCGTCATGGAGTACCTGAGTGGCGTGAACGCGTTCGAGCTCGTCAAGCGCGTCGACGGGGGAGGCACGCTGCCGCCCGAGGTGATCGTCGAGATCGGTCAGCAGTCCCTGCGTGGACTCGCCTACGCGCACGAGCATGGCGTGATCCACCGCGACATCAGCGCGGACAACCTCGTCGTGTCGTTCGACGGCGTGGTGAAGGTCGTCGATTTCGGGATCGCGCATCGCTCCGGCGAGGCCCAGGAGCGCATCATCGCGAAGGTTCCCGTGCCTTCCGAGAAGCGGCTCACGCAGGTTGGCTTCGTCGTTGGAAAGGCCGAGTACATGCCGCCCGAGCGACGCGAAGGCGCTGACGCGACCGCGTCCGGCGATCTCTTCGCGCTCGGCTGTGTCCTCTACGAGCTGCTGTCGGGCGAGCTTCCCGAGATTTCCTCCAGTGGCATCCGGCTTCCGCGCCTGGAGCGAGCCGACGCGCCCCCCGCCTATCAACTGCTCAAGCGGGTCCTCGACGTGGCGCTTCACCTCGAGCCGGGGCAGCGCTATCCCGACGCGAGGGCCTTCCTGCGTGGCCTCGAACCGGTGAGACAGGCGCTCCCGGCGGTCGACCTCACGAGCTGGCTGCGCGAGAACTTCGCGGAGCGATGGACGCGCGAGCGAGGGCTCCTGGAGCTCAGCGATCCCACGCCCGCCGAAGTGGAAGCGCTGCGCACGCGCGAGTCACCCGTGGTGCCCAGCGCGGCGGCAGCGACCACGCAGATCATCGGTGCAGGAGCCACGCCTCCTGTCGATGAACAGAAGACGCGACTCAATCCTCGTGCTCCCGCAGGCCCGCGCCGCTGA
- a CDS encoding TetR/AcrR family transcriptional regulator produces the protein MAERNQAVRTRILLAAVTCIERDGLEATGIREIAREAGVNSAAINYYFQSKDNLIALALEGTLEEAFGAFLSDFDKQRASGLEVKAALEKVLEDYLMHSTRFPRIAHAHLRDALVKQSYDAMAVKRLNAFLAELTPRIAPAVPHLSETALRIALSQIWAALMLLGMLPGLFQAFVPLNFDREEDRRAWGRQILKVLFG, from the coding sequence ATGGCGGAGAGAAATCAGGCCGTTCGTACCCGCATCCTGCTGGCCGCGGTGACGTGCATCGAGCGGGACGGGTTGGAGGCCACGGGCATCCGGGAGATCGCCCGCGAGGCCGGCGTGAACAGCGCCGCGATCAACTACTACTTCCAGAGCAAGGACAACCTGATCGCCCTGGCGCTGGAGGGCACGCTCGAGGAGGCCTTCGGCGCGTTCCTCAGCGACTTCGACAAGCAGCGGGCCAGCGGGCTCGAGGTGAAGGCAGCACTCGAGAAGGTCCTCGAGGACTACCTCATGCACTCGACGCGGTTTCCTCGCATCGCGCACGCGCACCTGAGGGACGCACTGGTGAAGCAGTCCTACGACGCGATGGCGGTGAAGCGCCTCAACGCGTTCCTTGCGGAGCTCACCCCCCGCATCGCGCCGGCGGTGCCGCACCTATCGGAGACGGCGCTGCGGATCGCGCTCTCGCAGATCTGGGCGGCACTCATGCTCCTGGGGATGCTTCCCGGCCTGTTCCAGGCGTTCGTGCCGCTCAACTTCGACCGCGAGGAGGACCGCCGTGCCTGGGGGCGGCAGATCCTGAAGGTGCTCTTCGGGTAG
- the rnk gene encoding nucleoside diphosphate kinase regulator, with amino-acid sequence MGSMTLLSPAPAVRITTEDMSRLRTIVERYLEGSRAEAAELLELELDRASITPQHQIPADVVTMRSRILFEDVETGRRREATLVYPDEADMAQSKVSILAPVGLAVLGLRVGDVIDWPLPNGRVTTLRIVAVLYQPEAAGDFHL; translated from the coding sequence ATGGGTTCCATGACGCTTCTTTCCCCTGCTCCGGCCGTGCGCATCACCACCGAGGACATGTCCCGCCTGCGCACCATCGTGGAGCGCTACCTCGAAGGCTCCCGGGCTGAAGCGGCCGAGCTGCTCGAGCTCGAGCTGGACCGCGCGTCCATCACGCCGCAGCACCAGATCCCGGCCGATGTCGTCACCATGAGGTCGCGCATCCTCTTCGAGGACGTGGAGACGGGGCGTCGCCGCGAGGCGACGTTGGTCTACCCGGATGAGGCGGACATGGCCCAGTCGAAGGTGTCGATCCTCGCGCCGGTGGGGCTGGCGGTGCTGGGCCTCAGGGTGGGCGACGTCATCGACTGGCCGCTGCCCAACGGGCGCGTCACCACGCTGCGCATCGTGGCGGTCCTCTACCAGCCCGAGGCGGCTGGCGACTTCCACCTGTAG
- a CDS encoding ribonuclease HII, giving the protein MPSVEELLRTPLSELTDRFLERAQPVPRGLLEALEADSRQGARSLARRIRARQEQNRSEGQRLRHLLRYEQELWVQGLERVAGVDEAGMAPLAGPVVAAAAILPKNYRLKGLDDSKKILDEEHREELAAVLKKDVVAWAVGVAEVEEIDRINIYHAGLLAMRRAVEGLGMVPDYALVDARKIPECPCPQKGIIHGDALSMSIAAASILAKTTRDRMMKELDAKYPGYGLASHKGYPTPQHFQAMKEKGVLPIHRRSFGPVREALGLVPVQEEMFPPPPPVPPRP; this is encoded by the coding sequence ATGCCGAGCGTTGAAGAACTCCTCCGAACTCCCCTATCGGAGCTGACTGACCGTTTCCTCGAGCGAGCCCAACCGGTACCTCGCGGGCTCCTGGAAGCACTGGAGGCAGACTCCCGGCAAGGCGCTCGCTCGCTCGCTCGCCGCATCCGGGCCCGGCAGGAGCAGAACCGCTCCGAGGGTCAGCGGCTTCGCCACCTGCTGCGCTACGAGCAGGAATTGTGGGTGCAGGGCCTGGAGCGGGTGGCGGGGGTGGACGAGGCGGGCATGGCGCCCCTGGCAGGCCCGGTGGTGGCGGCTGCGGCGATTTTGCCGAAGAACTACCGACTCAAGGGGTTGGACGACTCGAAGAAGATCCTCGATGAGGAGCACCGCGAGGAGCTGGCCGCCGTCCTCAAGAAGGACGTGGTGGCCTGGGCCGTGGGCGTGGCGGAGGTAGAGGAGATCGACCGCATCAACATCTACCACGCGGGGCTGCTGGCCATGCGGCGGGCGGTGGAAGGCCTGGGGATGGTTCCGGACTATGCGCTGGTGGACGCGCGCAAGATCCCCGAGTGCCCCTGCCCCCAGAAGGGCATCATCCACGGAGACGCGCTGTCGATGAGCATCGCGGCGGCCTCCATCCTGGCGAAGACGACGCGGGATCGGATGATGAAGGAGCTGGACGCGAAGTACCCGGGCTACGGGCTGGCCTCGCACAAGGGCTACCCGACGCCGCAGCATTTCCAGGCGATGAAGGAGAAGGGCGTGCTACCCATCCACCGCCGCAGCTTCGGACCGGTGCGGGAGGCGCTCGGGCTGGTGCCCGTGCAGGAGGAGATGTTCCCCCCGCCGCCGCCTGTGCCACCCCGCCCGTGA
- a CDS encoding BamA/TamA family outer membrane protein yields the protein MRGTIVTVLLLCATAWAEEQPPEGEAKDGGFSVVPFALPAYQPETSWLIGGAAALVHQPSEQSGLRESQLLLAGSASLRKQFSVILSSDVFALEDRLHLGGTLSAAKFPDQFFGMGNATSASGKEPYTPTYYELEFSPKWRLFPAFYVGPSGRLQVARMAGQAPGGMLDRGEVPGSRGGTTVQLGLSALWDTRDSTLYPRTGALVRAHLRTAQPALGSTTEFNLLRIDSRGYWTMPYAQHVLALHALLELRSGEPPFYDTGKLGSGEMMRGYFEGRFRDRQHLALQAEYRAPLFWRVGGVVFASVGNVGRSLDMELLSAPKPAAGAGLRLAPVKDVPVNIRLDVAYGSDLSFYLNVGEAF from the coding sequence ATGAGGGGAACGATCGTCACCGTGCTGCTGCTGTGCGCCACCGCCTGGGCCGAGGAGCAGCCACCCGAGGGCGAAGCGAAGGACGGAGGGTTCAGCGTGGTGCCCTTCGCGCTCCCGGCCTACCAACCGGAGACGAGCTGGCTGATCGGCGGCGCGGCCGCGCTCGTGCATCAGCCCTCCGAGCAGAGCGGGCTCCGCGAGTCGCAGCTTCTCCTCGCGGGCTCCGCGAGTCTGCGCAAGCAGTTCTCGGTAATCCTATCGTCCGACGTCTTCGCCCTGGAAGACCGGCTGCACCTGGGCGGAACCCTCAGCGCGGCGAAGTTCCCGGACCAGTTCTTCGGGATGGGGAACGCAACGAGCGCGAGCGGGAAGGAGCCCTACACCCCCACCTATTACGAGCTCGAGTTCAGCCCGAAGTGGCGCCTCTTCCCGGCTTTTTATGTAGGCCCGAGTGGCCGCCTCCAGGTGGCACGGATGGCGGGCCAGGCTCCCGGAGGCATGCTCGACCGAGGCGAGGTTCCCGGCTCCCGGGGAGGAACCACCGTTCAGCTCGGCCTCTCGGCGCTGTGGGACACGCGTGACAGCACGCTGTATCCGCGCACGGGAGCGCTGGTCCGCGCGCACCTGCGCACGGCTCAGCCGGCGCTGGGCTCTACCACGGAGTTCAACCTGCTGCGCATCGACAGCCGCGGATATTGGACGATGCCCTACGCCCAGCATGTCCTCGCGCTGCACGCGCTCCTCGAGCTGCGCAGCGGCGAGCCTCCCTTCTACGACACGGGCAAGCTCGGCAGCGGCGAGATGATGCGCGGCTACTTCGAGGGCCGCTTCCGGGACAGGCAGCACCTCGCCCTGCAGGCCGAGTACCGGGCTCCCCTCTTCTGGCGCGTGGGCGGAGTCGTGTTCGCGTCGGTCGGCAATGTCGGCCGGAGCCTGGACATGGAGCTGCTGTCAGCCCCCAAACCCGCTGCGGGCGCGGGCCTCCGGTTGGCGCCGGTGAAGGATGTGCCGGTCAACATCCGGCTCGACGTCGCGTATGGCAGCGATCTGTCGTTCTATCTGAACGTAGGCGAGGCCTTCTGA
- a CDS encoding SRPBCC family protein, with protein sequence MHARRGEEVSTFKEVEPGRFTFFQRATLGAPISETWPTLRDFPQIAKILIPAGVFQWVEGHSLPKLPARYQLTLGDLTLQEEITACDEREHAVRYHLRSPGLGMQTYSAEIKFTPEGEKQTVVEYSREITLQAGASVEPLKQIIDQQLVALKTHFSRHA encoded by the coding sequence ATGCACGCACGGCGCGGGGAAGAAGTGTCCACGTTCAAGGAGGTCGAGCCAGGCCGTTTCACCTTCTTCCAGCGGGCCACGCTGGGCGCTCCCATCAGCGAGACGTGGCCGACGCTTCGGGACTTCCCTCAGATAGCGAAGATCCTCATTCCCGCCGGGGTCTTTCAATGGGTTGAAGGACACAGCCTTCCGAAGCTCCCAGCGCGCTACCAGCTGACCCTCGGTGACCTGACGCTTCAGGAGGAAATCACCGCCTGCGACGAGCGAGAGCACGCCGTCCGTTACCACCTGCGCAGCCCAGGGCTTGGCATGCAGACGTACTCCGCGGAGATCAAGTTCACCCCCGAGGGGGAAAAGCAGACCGTGGTGGAGTACTCACGAGAGATCACCCTGCAGGCCGGAGCCAGCGTGGAGCCGCTGAAGCAGATCATCGATCAGCAGCTCGTCGCCCTGAAGACGCACTTCTCCAGGCACGCGTAG
- a CDS encoding SRPBCC family protein — protein sequence MSSTRLRRHVKAPRARVYLALLDARSVTTWMVPTGMTSHVHAFDAREGGTFRISLTYDSPTATGKTTAHTDTYHGRFVKLVPNEQVVEVLEFETTDPSMQGEMTITFTLEDADGGTDVLAVHDGLPPGVPPADNETGWQMSLDKLAALVEAG from the coding sequence ATGAGCTCAACCCGCCTGCGTCGTCACGTGAAGGCGCCCCGCGCGCGCGTCTATCTCGCGCTTCTCGATGCACGCTCGGTCACGACGTGGATGGTGCCGACCGGCATGACCAGCCACGTGCATGCGTTCGACGCTCGCGAAGGTGGCACGTTCCGGATCTCCCTCACGTACGACTCGCCCACCGCGACCGGCAAGACGACCGCGCACACCGACACGTATCACGGCCGCTTCGTGAAGCTCGTACCGAACGAGCAGGTGGTCGAAGTGCTCGAGTTCGAGACGACCGATCCCTCGATGCAAGGTGAGATGACCATCACGTTCACGCTCGAGGATGCGGACGGTGGCACCGATGTCCTCGCCGTACACGACGGGCTACCGCCTGGCGTGCCCCCCGCGGACAACGAGACCGGCTGGCAGATGTCTCTCGACAAACTCGCGGCGCTCGTCGAAGCGGGCTAG